From one Lycium ferocissimum isolate CSIRO_LF1 chromosome 5, AGI_CSIRO_Lferr_CH_V1, whole genome shotgun sequence genomic stretch:
- the LOC132055269 gene encoding 1-phosphatidylinositol-3-phosphate 5-kinase FAB1B-like isoform X1: MDRTSLDLLGLLKSWMPLPRGESSANESRDFWMPDQSCRVCYECDSLFTLFNRRHHCRLCGRVFCAKCTSNSVPAPPREPRSLQEECEKVRVCHFCFKQWQQAFNHAFEVSNLDSNTFLSAASFISIKSSETGDTSSISITSVPHPSVLSPPRQSAVMESSLVRQDSVTTVRGSTDPADTRVGNPSTNQFSFSTTRSYDEDDEYGIYQLDSQGKHYSQTNGYFSYDYDDMDKDYGSRKVHPNGEAVNEKSMSSLSSQNNFDPQASEGGQQIVKQDITDEFEASSSLYAAQDVNLEPVDFESNGILWLPPEPEDEREGLLFDDDDDGDTLGEWGYLQTSSSFGSGEYRGRDRSNEEQKKVVKNVVDGHFRALVSQLMQVEKLVTGEEDDKESWLEIVTSLSWEAATLLKPDTSKGGGMDPGGYVKVKCIASGRRTDSAVVKGVVCKKNVAHRRMTSKIEKARILILEGALEYQRVSNHLSSFATLLQQEMDHLKMAVAKIDAHSPDVLLVEKSVSRYAQEYLLEKDISLVLNIKKPVLERIARCTGGQIVPSIDHLSSETVGYCDMFHVEKFLEEHGTAGENGKKLVKTLMYFEDCPMPLGCTILLRGANGDELKKVKRVVQYSIFAAYHLALETSFLADEGASLPELPLNSPITVTLPDKTSTIDRSISTIPGFTIRGGEKTQGLISGGEQQRSNSAPPTDLVKAASICAQKIGVSEFPGLCTAQSTLSSFCKPSLDHESDRGILDMVEYSGAKASVSNDVQDAQGYKFLSTSSGPSQEVDQGMLSQIVQNDCNAMDVNRSHLQLDGKNVLDESASLKEEFLPSPSDNQSILVSLSSRCVWKGTVCERSHLFRIKYYGNFDKPLGRFLRDHLFDQSYRCRSCDMPSEAHVQCYTHRQGTLTISVKKLLEILLPGEKEGKIWMWHRCLRCPRDNKGFPPATQRVVMSDAAWGLSFGKFLELSFSNHAAASRVASCGHSLHRDCLRFYGFGMMVACFRYASIDVHSVRLPPSKLDFNYVNQEWIQHEVNQVIFRAELLFAEVLNAIRILVEKRSGRQLRINVPEARRQISDLEGMLQKEKAEFEESLQRILMKEVKKGQSVDILEINRLRRQLLFQSYVWDHRLVYADSLDDKSHWINRDVTSVEPEKPLVCNDKSTDLDNRADPSKWPNSSKSVSAILKAGENGDEGKRVSQNSHVDAVHQESVIGCDADCGIEKPPGLPVATKSFCVSHADESILQGRRALSKGQFPNMESLSDTLEAAWTGETTSVVGVLKGGTCKSSEPLLVDTLTTGSAEKVYTEDHGVEEQSGTKVSQSPLLLSSKGSENMEDVGSWLGMPFISFYRTLNKNFLPSAQKLDPLGGYNPVYISSFRETDAQTGARLLLPVGVNDTVIPVYDDEPTSIISYALASHDYHAQVSDELEKSKDATLDSNSAIQSQDYGNLHSSQSIDEMVLESYRSLGSMDESILSLSVSRSSFDLDPVSYTKTLHARVSFADDGSLGKVKYSVTCYYAKRFDALRRMCCPSEMDFIRSLSRCKKWGAQGGKSEVFFAKTLDDRFIIKQVTKTELESFMKFAPAYFKYISESLSTGSPTCLAKILGIYQVSSKHLKGGKESKMDVLVMENLLFGRNLTRLYDLKGSARSRYNPDTSGSNKVLLDQNLIEAMPTSPIFVGNKAKRLLERAVWNDTAFLALVDVMDYSLLVGIDEEKNELVLGIIDFMRQYTWDKHLETWVKASGILGGPKNASPTIISPKQYKKRFRKAMTTYFLMVPDQWSPPSGAPSKSQTDLCNENMQGG; the protein is encoded by the exons ATGGATAGGACATCCCTTGATCTGCTAGGGTTGCTGAAATCTTGGATGCCACTCCCTCGAGGGGAGTCATCTGCTAACGAGTCGAGGGATTTTTGGATGCCCGATCAGAGTTGTAGGGTGTGTTATGAATGTGATTCTTTATTCACATTGTTTAATCGTAGGCATCATTGTCGACTTTGTGGACGTGTTTTCTGTGCTAAGTGCACATCTAACTCTGTTCCTGCACCACCTCGCGAGCCAAGGTCATTACAAGAGGAGTGTGAAAAGGTCAGGGTTTGTCATTTCTGTTTCAAGCAATGGCAGCAAGCTTTCAATCATGCTTTTGAGGTCTCTAATCTGGATTCCAATACTTTCCTTTCTGCGGCTAGTTTTATCAGCATCAAGTCTAGTGAAACCGGTGACACTAGTAGCATTTCCATTACTTCAGTGCCACACCCTTCTGTACTTAGTCCGCCACGCCAATCAGCAGTAATGGAATCTTCTTTGGTCAGGCAAGATAGTGTTACTACAGTAAGAGGGAGCACTGATCCTGCTGATACAAGGGTCGGGAATCCGTCGACAAACCAATTTTCATTTAGCACAACGAG GAgttatgatgaagatgatgagtATGGTATTTACCAGTTAGATTCCCAAGGAAAACATTATTCTCAGACTAATGGCTACTTCAGTTATGACTATGATGACATGGATAAGGACTATGGATCACGTAAAGTTCATCCTAATGGGGAAGCTGTTAATGAAAAAAGTATGAGCAGCTTGTCCTCGCAGAATAATTTTGATCCCCAAGCTTCTGAAGGAGGGCAGCAGATTGTAAAGCAGGATATTACTGATGAATTTGAAGCTTCATCATCCTTATATGCTGCGCAAGATGTTAACCTGGAACCTGTGGATTTTGAAAGCAATGGAATTCTGTGGCTCCCACCTGAACCAGAAGATGAACGGGAAGGACTGCTGtttgatgacgatgatgatggaGATACTCTAGGAGAGTGGGGATATTTACAAACGTCAAGCAGTTTTGGAAGTGGTGAGTATAGAGGTAGGGACAGGTCAAATGAGGAGCAAAAGAAGGTAGTCAAGAATGTTGTTGATGGCCACTTCAGGGCTTTAGTATCTCAGCTTATGCAGGTTGAAAAACTTGTCACTGGTGAGGAAGATGACAAAGAGAGTTGGTTGGAGATAGTTACGTCCCTGTCGTGGGAAGCTGCCACACTTTTGAAGCCAGACACAAGCAAAGGTGGGGGAATGGACCCTGGGGGATATGTAAAGGTGAAGTGCATTGCATCTGGGCGCCGTACTGACAG TGCTGTAGTGAAAGGAGTTGTCTGCAAGAAAAATGTGGCTCATCGGCGAATGACATCAAAAATAGAGAAGGCCCGCATATTAATCCTCGAAGGTGCTCTCGAGTACCAGCGCGTGTCTAACCACTTATCAAGTTTCGCTACATTGTTGCAGCAG GAAATGGATCATCTGAAGATGGCTGTTGCCAAAATTGATGCACACAGTCCAGATGTGCTTCTGGTGGAAAAATCTGTTTCTCGCTATGCGCAGGAGTACCTCTTGGAAAAAGACATATCACTTGTCTTAAATATCAAAAAGCCAGTTTTGGAGCGTATAGCTCGCTGCACTGGTGGTCAAATAGTTCCTTCAATAGATCATCTCTCATCTGAAACAGTGGGATACTGTGACATGTTTCATGTTGAGAAGTTTCTGGAAGAACATGGTACAGCTGGAGAGAATGGAAAGAAGCTGGTAAAGACACTGATGTACTTTGAAGACTGTCCAATGCCACTGGGATGCACC ATATTACTCCGTGGTGCAAATGGAGATGAGTTAAAGAAAGTGAAGCGTGTGGTTCAATATTCTATTTTTGCGGCTTATCATTTGGCTTTAGAAACATCCTTTCTTGCTGATGAAGGAGCCTCTCTTCCTGAACTTCCTTTGAATTCTCCGATTACTGTTACACTTCCagataaaacatcaacaatcgacagATCCATCTCAACTATACCCGGTTTTACAATTCGTGGCGGTGAAAAAACACAAGGGCTGATATCTGGTGGTGAGCAGCAAAGGTCAAATAGTGCTCCGCCAACCGACCTGGTCAAGGCTGCCAGCATTTGTGCTCAGAAGATAGGTGTGTCAGAATTTCCTGGCTTATGTACTGCTCAAAGCACCCTGTCTTCCTTCTGTAAGCCCTCTCTTGATCATGAGTCTGACAGAggtattttggatatggtgGAGTATTCTGGAGCAAAGGCATCAGTATCCAACGATGTCCAAGATGCCCAAGGATACAAGTTCCTTTCGACTAGTTCTGGTCCTTCACAGGAAGTTGATCAAGGTATGCTCTCACAGATTGTTCAAAATGATTGCAATGCTATGGATGTGAACCGAAGTCATTTGCAACTAGATGGGAAAAACGTTCTTGATGAATCGGCGTCTTTGAAGGAAGAGTTTCTTCCATCTCCATCTGACAATCAAAGCATTTTGGTTTCCTTGTCGTCCCGATGTGTTTGGAAAGGAACTGTCTGTGAAAGATCTCATCTCTTTCGGATTAAATACTATGGGAACTTTGATAAGCCATTGGGCCGTTTTCTACGAGACCATTTGTTTGATCAA AGTTACAGGTGCCGTTCATGTGATATGCCTTCAGAAGCTCATGTTCAGTGTTATACTCACCGACAGGGTACTCTAACTATTTCTGTTAAGAAGCTGCTGGAAATTCTTTTGCCTGgtgaaaaggaaggaaaaatatGGATGTGGCACAGGTGCCTTAGATGTCCACGCGATAATAAGGGCTTTCCTCCAGCAACTCAAAGAGTAGTGATGTCTGATGCTGCTTGGGGCTTGTCCTTTGGGAAGTTTCTAGAACTTAGTTTTTCAAACCATGCAGCTGCAAGTAGGGTGGCAAGCTGTGGTCATTCGTTACATAGAGACTGTCTTCGGTTTTACGG CTTCGGGATGATGGTTGCTTGCTTTCGCTATGCATCGATTGATGTTCACTCAGTACGGCTTCCTCCCTCAAAACTGGATTTCAACTATGTGAATCAGGAATGGATACAACATGAAGTGAATCAG GTCATTTTCCGAGCTGAACTTTTGTTCGCTGAGGTTCTTAATGCAATTCGGATTTTGGTGGAGAAGAGATCTGGGAGACAACTTAGGATTAATGTACCTGAAGCAAGACGCCAGATTTCTGATTTGGAAGGGATGTTGCAGAAGGAGAAAGCAGAATTTGAG GAATCCCTCCAGAGAATTCTCATGAAGGAAGTGAAAAAGGGGCAGTCTGTTGATATTTTGGAGATCAATCGATTGAGAAGACAGCTGCTTTTTCAATCTTATGTTTGGGACCACCGTCTAGTATATGCAGATAGTTTGGATGACAAGAGTCATTGGATTAATAGAGATGTTACCTCTGTGGAACCTGAGAAACCGTTGGTTTGTAATGATAAGTCCACTGATCTAGATAATCGTGCTGATCCCAGCAAATGGCCGAATAGCTCCAAATCTGTTTCTGCAATTTTAAAGGCTGGTGAAAATGGggatgaaggaaaaagagttaGCCAAAACAGTCATGTGGATGCTGTTCATCAAGAATCTGTAATTGGTTGTGATGCTGATTGTGGAATCGAAAAACCACCTGGTCTTCCTGTTGCAACAAAAAGTTTTTGCGTATCACATGCAGACGAATCCATATTACAGGGGCGTAGAGCACTATCCAAGGGGCAGTTCCCAAACATGGAGAGTTTGTCAGATACTCTTGAGGCAGCTTGGACTGGTGAAACAACTTCCGTTGTTGGAGTGCTGAAGGGTGGTACCTGCAAATCTTCTGAACCACTTCTGGTGGATACTTTGACGACTGGATCGGCAGAAAAAGTGTATACTGAAGACCATGGGGTGGAGGAACAGAGTGGGACTAAGGTGTCTCAGTCTCCTCTTCTATTATCCTCCAAAGGCTCCGAAAACATGGAAGACGTTGGGAGCTGGTTAGGTATGCCTTTTATTAGCTTCTACCGGACGCTGAACAAAAACTTTTTACCAAGTGCTCAGAAATTGGATCCACTTGGGGGATATAATCCAGTATACATTTCATCATTTCGAGAGACAGATGCCCAAACTGGAGCAAGATTACTCCTACCTGTTGGGGTTAATGATACTGTTATACCagtgtatgatgatgagcccactAGTATTATATCTTATGCACTAGCGTCTCATGATTATCATGCCCAAGTATCTGATGAGCTTGAGAAATCTAAGGATGCTACTTTGGACTCTAACTCTGCTATCCAGTCACAGGATTACGGTAATCTGCACTCCTCTCAATCAATTGATGAAATGGTTTTAGAATCCTACAGAAGTCTTGGATCTATGGATGAGAGTATCTTGTCCTTGTCTGTTTCTCGCAGCTCTTTTGATTTGGATCCAGTATCATACACAAAGACACTGCATGCCAGAGTTTCTTTTGCAGATGATGGATCGCTAGGGAAAGTGAAGTACTCAGTGACTTGTTATTATGCAAAGCGCTTTGATGCCTTGAGGAGGATGTGTTGTCCATCAGAGATGGATTTCATAAGATCTCTTAGCCGCTGTAAGAAGTGGGGAGCCCAAGGAGGCAAGAGCGAGGTTTTCTTTGCTAAAACCTTGGATGACCGATTTATTATCAAGCAAGTGACAAAGACAGAGCTGgaatcatttatgaaatttgcTCCTGCatatttcaaatatatttcTGAATCATTAAGCACGGGGAGTCCAACTTGCTTGGCAAAAATTCTGGGGATCTATCAG GTGTCGTCAAAGCATCTTAAAGGAGGAAAGGAATCTAAAATGGATGTGCTAGTTATGGAGAACCTTCTATTTGGGAGGAACCTGACGAGGCTTTATGACCTGAAAGGTTCTGCGAGGTCTCGTTACAATCCTGACACCAGTGGAAGCAACAAAGTCTTGCTGGATCAGAACTTGATTGAAGCGATGCCAACTTCACCTATTTTTGTTGGAAACAAAGCAAAAAGACTTTTGGAGCGAGCTGTATGGAATGACACTGCTTTTCTTGCT TTAGTTGATGTGATGGATTACTCACTATTGGTTGGGATTGATGAAGAGAAGAATGAACTTGTTCTTGGGATTATTGACTTCATGAGACAATATACGTGGGATAAGCACCTGGAGACTTGGGTTAAGGCCTCTGGGATCCTTGGTGGACCCAAAAATGCGTCACCGACTATAATCTCACCTAAGCAGTACAAAAAGAGGTTCCGGAAGGCCATGACTACCTATTTTCTGATGGTCCCTGATCAGTGGTCACCACCATCTGGTGCTCCCAGTAAATCACAGACTGATTTATGCAACGAAAACATGCAGGGTGGCTGA
- the LOC132055269 gene encoding 1-phosphatidylinositol-3-phosphate 5-kinase FAB1B-like isoform X2, with protein MNVILYSHCLIVGIIVDFVDVFSVLSAHLTLFLHHLASQGHYKRSVKSFISIKSSETGDTSSISITSVPHPSVLSPPRQSAVMESSLVRQDSVTTVRGSTDPADTRVGNPSTNQFSFSTTRSYDEDDEYGIYQLDSQGKHYSQTNGYFSYDYDDMDKDYGSRKVHPNGEAVNEKSMSSLSSQNNFDPQASEGGQQIVKQDITDEFEASSSLYAAQDVNLEPVDFESNGILWLPPEPEDEREGLLFDDDDDGDTLGEWGYLQTSSSFGSGEYRGRDRSNEEQKKVVKNVVDGHFRALVSQLMQVEKLVTGEEDDKESWLEIVTSLSWEAATLLKPDTSKGGGMDPGGYVKVKCIASGRRTDSAVVKGVVCKKNVAHRRMTSKIEKARILILEGALEYQRVSNHLSSFATLLQQEMDHLKMAVAKIDAHSPDVLLVEKSVSRYAQEYLLEKDISLVLNIKKPVLERIARCTGGQIVPSIDHLSSETVGYCDMFHVEKFLEEHGTAGENGKKLVKTLMYFEDCPMPLGCTILLRGANGDELKKVKRVVQYSIFAAYHLALETSFLADEGASLPELPLNSPITVTLPDKTSTIDRSISTIPGFTIRGGEKTQGLISGGEQQRSNSAPPTDLVKAASICAQKIGVSEFPGLCTAQSTLSSFCKPSLDHESDRGILDMVEYSGAKASVSNDVQDAQGYKFLSTSSGPSQEVDQGMLSQIVQNDCNAMDVNRSHLQLDGKNVLDESASLKEEFLPSPSDNQSILVSLSSRCVWKGTVCERSHLFRIKYYGNFDKPLGRFLRDHLFDQSYRCRSCDMPSEAHVQCYTHRQGTLTISVKKLLEILLPGEKEGKIWMWHRCLRCPRDNKGFPPATQRVVMSDAAWGLSFGKFLELSFSNHAAASRVASCGHSLHRDCLRFYGFGMMVACFRYASIDVHSVRLPPSKLDFNYVNQEWIQHEVNQVIFRAELLFAEVLNAIRILVEKRSGRQLRINVPEARRQISDLEGMLQKEKAEFEESLQRILMKEVKKGQSVDILEINRLRRQLLFQSYVWDHRLVYADSLDDKSHWINRDVTSVEPEKPLVCNDKSTDLDNRADPSKWPNSSKSVSAILKAGENGDEGKRVSQNSHVDAVHQESVIGCDADCGIEKPPGLPVATKSFCVSHADESILQGRRALSKGQFPNMESLSDTLEAAWTGETTSVVGVLKGGTCKSSEPLLVDTLTTGSAEKVYTEDHGVEEQSGTKVSQSPLLLSSKGSENMEDVGSWLGMPFISFYRTLNKNFLPSAQKLDPLGGYNPVYISSFRETDAQTGARLLLPVGVNDTVIPVYDDEPTSIISYALASHDYHAQVSDELEKSKDATLDSNSAIQSQDYGNLHSSQSIDEMVLESYRSLGSMDESILSLSVSRSSFDLDPVSYTKTLHARVSFADDGSLGKVKYSVTCYYAKRFDALRRMCCPSEMDFIRSLSRCKKWGAQGGKSEVFFAKTLDDRFIIKQVTKTELESFMKFAPAYFKYISESLSTGSPTCLAKILGIYQVSSKHLKGGKESKMDVLVMENLLFGRNLTRLYDLKGSARSRYNPDTSGSNKVLLDQNLIEAMPTSPIFVGNKAKRLLERAVWNDTAFLALVDVMDYSLLVGIDEEKNELVLGIIDFMRQYTWDKHLETWVKASGILGGPKNASPTIISPKQYKKRFRKAMTTYFLMVPDQWSPPSGAPSKSQTDLCNENMQGG; from the exons ATGAATGTGATTCTTTATTCACATTGTTTAATCGTAGGCATCATTGTCGACTTTGTGGACGTGTTTTCTGTGCTAAGTGCACATCTAACTCTGTTCCTGCACCACCTCGCGAGCCAAGGTCATTACAAGAGGAGTGTGAAAAG TTTTATCAGCATCAAGTCTAGTGAAACCGGTGACACTAGTAGCATTTCCATTACTTCAGTGCCACACCCTTCTGTACTTAGTCCGCCACGCCAATCAGCAGTAATGGAATCTTCTTTGGTCAGGCAAGATAGTGTTACTACAGTAAGAGGGAGCACTGATCCTGCTGATACAAGGGTCGGGAATCCGTCGACAAACCAATTTTCATTTAGCACAACGAG GAgttatgatgaagatgatgagtATGGTATTTACCAGTTAGATTCCCAAGGAAAACATTATTCTCAGACTAATGGCTACTTCAGTTATGACTATGATGACATGGATAAGGACTATGGATCACGTAAAGTTCATCCTAATGGGGAAGCTGTTAATGAAAAAAGTATGAGCAGCTTGTCCTCGCAGAATAATTTTGATCCCCAAGCTTCTGAAGGAGGGCAGCAGATTGTAAAGCAGGATATTACTGATGAATTTGAAGCTTCATCATCCTTATATGCTGCGCAAGATGTTAACCTGGAACCTGTGGATTTTGAAAGCAATGGAATTCTGTGGCTCCCACCTGAACCAGAAGATGAACGGGAAGGACTGCTGtttgatgacgatgatgatggaGATACTCTAGGAGAGTGGGGATATTTACAAACGTCAAGCAGTTTTGGAAGTGGTGAGTATAGAGGTAGGGACAGGTCAAATGAGGAGCAAAAGAAGGTAGTCAAGAATGTTGTTGATGGCCACTTCAGGGCTTTAGTATCTCAGCTTATGCAGGTTGAAAAACTTGTCACTGGTGAGGAAGATGACAAAGAGAGTTGGTTGGAGATAGTTACGTCCCTGTCGTGGGAAGCTGCCACACTTTTGAAGCCAGACACAAGCAAAGGTGGGGGAATGGACCCTGGGGGATATGTAAAGGTGAAGTGCATTGCATCTGGGCGCCGTACTGACAG TGCTGTAGTGAAAGGAGTTGTCTGCAAGAAAAATGTGGCTCATCGGCGAATGACATCAAAAATAGAGAAGGCCCGCATATTAATCCTCGAAGGTGCTCTCGAGTACCAGCGCGTGTCTAACCACTTATCAAGTTTCGCTACATTGTTGCAGCAG GAAATGGATCATCTGAAGATGGCTGTTGCCAAAATTGATGCACACAGTCCAGATGTGCTTCTGGTGGAAAAATCTGTTTCTCGCTATGCGCAGGAGTACCTCTTGGAAAAAGACATATCACTTGTCTTAAATATCAAAAAGCCAGTTTTGGAGCGTATAGCTCGCTGCACTGGTGGTCAAATAGTTCCTTCAATAGATCATCTCTCATCTGAAACAGTGGGATACTGTGACATGTTTCATGTTGAGAAGTTTCTGGAAGAACATGGTACAGCTGGAGAGAATGGAAAGAAGCTGGTAAAGACACTGATGTACTTTGAAGACTGTCCAATGCCACTGGGATGCACC ATATTACTCCGTGGTGCAAATGGAGATGAGTTAAAGAAAGTGAAGCGTGTGGTTCAATATTCTATTTTTGCGGCTTATCATTTGGCTTTAGAAACATCCTTTCTTGCTGATGAAGGAGCCTCTCTTCCTGAACTTCCTTTGAATTCTCCGATTACTGTTACACTTCCagataaaacatcaacaatcgacagATCCATCTCAACTATACCCGGTTTTACAATTCGTGGCGGTGAAAAAACACAAGGGCTGATATCTGGTGGTGAGCAGCAAAGGTCAAATAGTGCTCCGCCAACCGACCTGGTCAAGGCTGCCAGCATTTGTGCTCAGAAGATAGGTGTGTCAGAATTTCCTGGCTTATGTACTGCTCAAAGCACCCTGTCTTCCTTCTGTAAGCCCTCTCTTGATCATGAGTCTGACAGAggtattttggatatggtgGAGTATTCTGGAGCAAAGGCATCAGTATCCAACGATGTCCAAGATGCCCAAGGATACAAGTTCCTTTCGACTAGTTCTGGTCCTTCACAGGAAGTTGATCAAGGTATGCTCTCACAGATTGTTCAAAATGATTGCAATGCTATGGATGTGAACCGAAGTCATTTGCAACTAGATGGGAAAAACGTTCTTGATGAATCGGCGTCTTTGAAGGAAGAGTTTCTTCCATCTCCATCTGACAATCAAAGCATTTTGGTTTCCTTGTCGTCCCGATGTGTTTGGAAAGGAACTGTCTGTGAAAGATCTCATCTCTTTCGGATTAAATACTATGGGAACTTTGATAAGCCATTGGGCCGTTTTCTACGAGACCATTTGTTTGATCAA AGTTACAGGTGCCGTTCATGTGATATGCCTTCAGAAGCTCATGTTCAGTGTTATACTCACCGACAGGGTACTCTAACTATTTCTGTTAAGAAGCTGCTGGAAATTCTTTTGCCTGgtgaaaaggaaggaaaaatatGGATGTGGCACAGGTGCCTTAGATGTCCACGCGATAATAAGGGCTTTCCTCCAGCAACTCAAAGAGTAGTGATGTCTGATGCTGCTTGGGGCTTGTCCTTTGGGAAGTTTCTAGAACTTAGTTTTTCAAACCATGCAGCTGCAAGTAGGGTGGCAAGCTGTGGTCATTCGTTACATAGAGACTGTCTTCGGTTTTACGG CTTCGGGATGATGGTTGCTTGCTTTCGCTATGCATCGATTGATGTTCACTCAGTACGGCTTCCTCCCTCAAAACTGGATTTCAACTATGTGAATCAGGAATGGATACAACATGAAGTGAATCAG GTCATTTTCCGAGCTGAACTTTTGTTCGCTGAGGTTCTTAATGCAATTCGGATTTTGGTGGAGAAGAGATCTGGGAGACAACTTAGGATTAATGTACCTGAAGCAAGACGCCAGATTTCTGATTTGGAAGGGATGTTGCAGAAGGAGAAAGCAGAATTTGAG GAATCCCTCCAGAGAATTCTCATGAAGGAAGTGAAAAAGGGGCAGTCTGTTGATATTTTGGAGATCAATCGATTGAGAAGACAGCTGCTTTTTCAATCTTATGTTTGGGACCACCGTCTAGTATATGCAGATAGTTTGGATGACAAGAGTCATTGGATTAATAGAGATGTTACCTCTGTGGAACCTGAGAAACCGTTGGTTTGTAATGATAAGTCCACTGATCTAGATAATCGTGCTGATCCCAGCAAATGGCCGAATAGCTCCAAATCTGTTTCTGCAATTTTAAAGGCTGGTGAAAATGGggatgaaggaaaaagagttaGCCAAAACAGTCATGTGGATGCTGTTCATCAAGAATCTGTAATTGGTTGTGATGCTGATTGTGGAATCGAAAAACCACCTGGTCTTCCTGTTGCAACAAAAAGTTTTTGCGTATCACATGCAGACGAATCCATATTACAGGGGCGTAGAGCACTATCCAAGGGGCAGTTCCCAAACATGGAGAGTTTGTCAGATACTCTTGAGGCAGCTTGGACTGGTGAAACAACTTCCGTTGTTGGAGTGCTGAAGGGTGGTACCTGCAAATCTTCTGAACCACTTCTGGTGGATACTTTGACGACTGGATCGGCAGAAAAAGTGTATACTGAAGACCATGGGGTGGAGGAACAGAGTGGGACTAAGGTGTCTCAGTCTCCTCTTCTATTATCCTCCAAAGGCTCCGAAAACATGGAAGACGTTGGGAGCTGGTTAGGTATGCCTTTTATTAGCTTCTACCGGACGCTGAACAAAAACTTTTTACCAAGTGCTCAGAAATTGGATCCACTTGGGGGATATAATCCAGTATACATTTCATCATTTCGAGAGACAGATGCCCAAACTGGAGCAAGATTACTCCTACCTGTTGGGGTTAATGATACTGTTATACCagtgtatgatgatgagcccactAGTATTATATCTTATGCACTAGCGTCTCATGATTATCATGCCCAAGTATCTGATGAGCTTGAGAAATCTAAGGATGCTACTTTGGACTCTAACTCTGCTATCCAGTCACAGGATTACGGTAATCTGCACTCCTCTCAATCAATTGATGAAATGGTTTTAGAATCCTACAGAAGTCTTGGATCTATGGATGAGAGTATCTTGTCCTTGTCTGTTTCTCGCAGCTCTTTTGATTTGGATCCAGTATCATACACAAAGACACTGCATGCCAGAGTTTCTTTTGCAGATGATGGATCGCTAGGGAAAGTGAAGTACTCAGTGACTTGTTATTATGCAAAGCGCTTTGATGCCTTGAGGAGGATGTGTTGTCCATCAGAGATGGATTTCATAAGATCTCTTAGCCGCTGTAAGAAGTGGGGAGCCCAAGGAGGCAAGAGCGAGGTTTTCTTTGCTAAAACCTTGGATGACCGATTTATTATCAAGCAAGTGACAAAGACAGAGCTGgaatcatttatgaaatttgcTCCTGCatatttcaaatatatttcTGAATCATTAAGCACGGGGAGTCCAACTTGCTTGGCAAAAATTCTGGGGATCTATCAG GTGTCGTCAAAGCATCTTAAAGGAGGAAAGGAATCTAAAATGGATGTGCTAGTTATGGAGAACCTTCTATTTGGGAGGAACCTGACGAGGCTTTATGACCTGAAAGGTTCTGCGAGGTCTCGTTACAATCCTGACACCAGTGGAAGCAACAAAGTCTTGCTGGATCAGAACTTGATTGAAGCGATGCCAACTTCACCTATTTTTGTTGGAAACAAAGCAAAAAGACTTTTGGAGCGAGCTGTATGGAATGACACTGCTTTTCTTGCT TTAGTTGATGTGATGGATTACTCACTATTGGTTGGGATTGATGAAGAGAAGAATGAACTTGTTCTTGGGATTATTGACTTCATGAGACAATATACGTGGGATAAGCACCTGGAGACTTGGGTTAAGGCCTCTGGGATCCTTGGTGGACCCAAAAATGCGTCACCGACTATAATCTCACCTAAGCAGTACAAAAAGAGGTTCCGGAAGGCCATGACTACCTATTTTCTGATGGTCCCTGATCAGTGGTCACCACCATCTGGTGCTCCCAGTAAATCACAGACTGATTTATGCAACGAAAACATGCAGGGTGGCTGA